In Debaryomyces hansenii CBS767 chromosome B complete sequence, one genomic interval encodes:
- a CDS encoding DEHA2B07348p (no similarity) translates to MGIGILVISELFTNYDNNRAVSLRKIKLSPTFLPV, encoded by the coding sequence ATGGGTATTGGTATTCTTGTAATTAGTGAATTGTTTACAaattatgataataataggGCGGTTTCATTAAGAAAGATCAAACTATCACCGACGTTTCTACCAGTTTAA
- a CDS encoding DEHA2B07436p (weakly similar to uniprot|Q03796 Saccharomyces cerevisiae YMR156C TPP1 DNA 3'-phosphatase) — MANEDIFSMLKVGQNAASKISKTKIARLKETDVSGNLNQVNQSILSKDFNLRWKIYGTHLITNIPQQLDVNSYSTSKGDQKLIKIAAFDLDGTLVDTKTGSKFARGASDWRWWTSKDSKNSNVMDKLKKLVTDKYIIVIFSNQGGVVATKTSKSYLAFTGRVNNVLKELNTEKEVPGVLVYASPKKPSSKNQKIAVSSDEDHAIMRKPNIGMWNELAKYFEDQGYTIDTNNSFFVGDAAGRSNDFSDSDKMFARNADLQFKIPEEIFGP; from the coding sequence ATGGCTAATGAAGATATCTTTTCAATGCTCAAAGTAGGCCAAAATGCTGCTTCTAAAATAAGTAAAACCAAAATTGCAAGATTGAAAGAGACCGATGTTTCGggaaatttaaatcaagTGAATCAAAGCATACTATCAAAGGACTTTAATCTTAGATGGAAAATATATGGAACGCATTTAATAACTAATATACCTCAGCAATTAGACGTAAATAGCTATTCTACTAGTAAAGGAGACCAGAAACTAATAAAAATCGCCGCATTTGATCTAGATGGGACGTTGGTGGATACCAAAACGGGCCTGAAGTTTGCTAGAGGAGCTAGTGATTGGAGATGGTGGACTTCAAAGGACTCGAAAAACCTGAATGTGATGgacaaattgaaaaaattagtaactgataaatatataattgtgattttttcaaatcaagGAGGAGTGGTAGCTACAAAGACAAGTAAATCGTATTTAGCATTTACGGGCCGCGTTAATAATGTACTCAAAGAACTAAACACAGAGAAAGAAGTTCCAGGCGTACTTGTATATGCGTCACCAAAGAAGCCATCGTCGAAGAATCAGAAAATTGCAGTTAGTTCTGACGAAGATCATGCTATAATGAGGAAACCAAATATAGGTATGTGGAATGAGCTTGCGAAGTATTTTGAAGATCAGGGTTATACAATAGATACAAATAATAGTTTCTTTGTGGGAGATGCGGCCGGAAGATCGAATGACTTTCTGGATAGTGATAAAATGTTTGCTAGAAATGCAGACCTACAATTCAAGATCCCCGAGGAGATCTTTGGACCATAA
- a CDS encoding DEHA2B07414p (weakly similar to uniprot|Q03798 Saccharomyces cerevisiae YMR157C FMP39): MFRSSQLLRNGIRGMRNARIPIIQLKPSPFMPMRAQLYSTKANNEPPKLRFLFYMFIFASGVLYVTGSQIEKKKPKSSFTEKEFEEYESSSGLKRRSKLISTQDAEKYKFFVVPYVHQNEFITKIAQKLGDKEVRIIDPEELIKREREDESRHYSYLLQDLAQEDKPLPKGLVTALIKDDIKFYLNTRNGTFDTNFLIKNYPQTTDEAIKFENDISDISKCIVLHYDMLNELKKNKGEENARLINNVVGYYETVNKAKIITAKHDELDDKLQEISLEFI, encoded by the coding sequence ATGTTCAGATCAAGCCAGTTACTTAGGAATGGAATTCGTGGTATGCGCAATGCTCGCATAccaattattcaattgaaaccATCGCCATTCATGCCTATGAGAGCACAACTCTACTCAACAAAAGCAAATAATGAACCACCAAAATTACGTTTCCTCTTTTACATGTTTATTTTTGCTTCAGGTGTGCTATACGTTACAGGTAGTCAAATAGAGAAAAAGAAGCCCAAGAGTAGTTTTACCGAGAAGGAATTTGAGGAATATGAAAGTAGTAGTGGGTTGAAAAGACGTAGTAAGTTGATCTCCACGCAAGATGCAGAGAAATATAAGTTTTTCGTTGTTCCATATGTTCACCAGAACGAGTTTATTACTAAGATCGCTCAAAAGCTTGGAGATAAGGAAGTCAGAATTATCGATCCTGAAGAACTCATTAAGCGTGAAAGAGAAGATGAGTCAAGACATTACTCTTATTTATTGCAAGACTTAGCCCAAGAGGATAAGCCATTGCCAAAAGGTTTAGTTACGGCTTTGATTAAGgatgatattaaattttatttaaatacAAGGAACGGAACTTTTGATACTAACTTTCTCATTAAAAACTATCCTCAAACTACGGACGAAGCTATTAAATTTGAGAATGACATTTCAGATATTCTGAAGTGTATAGTACTTCATTATGATATGTTGAAcgaattaaagaagaataaagGTGAGGAAAATGCAAGATTGATTAACAACGTCGTTGGTTACTACGAAACTGTGAACAAAGCCAAGATCATCACCGCTAAACATGATGAGTTAGATGataaattacaagaaatctcattagaatttatctaa
- a CDS encoding mitochondrial 37S ribosomal protein MRPS8 (similar to uniprot|Q03799 Saccharomyces cerevisiae YMR158W MRPS8 Mitochondrial ribosomal protein of the small subunit) — MSLVHLANFCSHIKNVTNVHVATTSVPFSRLHLQVALGLYREGFISSIQKGSTTGPDLKPVEVTPDNISSRRLWLGLKYLNNQSVIRDFSLVSKPGRKVNLTPTEIKALASGLPVRFIKPLQPAECIFVRTPADEVLEVQEAAKKDLKGMVLCRIK, encoded by the coding sequence ATGTCGTTGGTTCATTTAGCTAACTTCTGCAGTCATATTAAGAACGTTACCAACGTTCATGTTGCTACCACCTCGGTGCCATTTAGCCGTTTACATTTACAAGTTGCATTAGGATTATATAGAGAAggttttatttcttctattcAAAAAGGTTCAACCACAGGTCCAGATTTAAAACCAGTCGAAGTTACACCAGATAATATATCCAGTCGTCGTTTGTGGTTGGGATTAAAATATCTTAACAATCAATCGGTAATTAGAGATTTTTCGTTGGTACTGAAGCCAGGCCGTAAAGTCAATTTAACTCCTACTGAAATTAAAGCTCTTGCATCTGGTTTACCAGTCAGATTTATTAAGCCATTACAGCCAGCAGAATGTATCTTTGTAAGGACACCAGCAGATGAGGTTTTAGAGGTACAAGAGGCTGCCAAGAAGGATTTAAAGGGAATGGTTTTATGTCGTATTAAATGA
- a CDS encoding DEHA2B07326p (similar to uniprot|Q08268 Saccharomyces cerevisiae YOL119C MCH4 Protein) yields the protein METGEYFNESITSANGEEISLRSLSKDGKLTENNITENGEIRTGTRSTAYNVGEEVSRITHRPKYKSKTSDFSTKESTALMYASEANPDDFPDGGLAAYLVLFGSFMGLIADFGIANSLGAIQSYVTSHQLEHVSESTASWVFSMHLGVMYFGNVIFGSLFDKFGARKLLIAGTVVMCGGLFCTAESTTVGQFILSFGITTAIGTSLAMPALIAVVTHWFLRRRAMACSIATIGGLVGASCIAVMLQNLYVEVGFKWAIRILSFFCMACMCVSIIFVKERKTESNSPTMSTAQTTNEDQETHKNKLRSIAYKTSQIFNGMFDFSMFKDIRFILLTMAVFFSEIVSLSTLTYLTSYAIAFDVSDSSAYLLITLVNVCGIPARLVSGIIADYYGRFNVMVASSILTTATIFGLWLPAKGSMNLLYAFSILFGVVTSANISLIGPTIGQITSAEKFGQCYGMCYFCLSFLTILGMLFSSLVIGSGTVVEYRNFILYEGGISIGAVVFWIVARYSGVGWKWCKF from the coding sequence ATGGAGACAggagaatatttcaatgaatCGATAACTAGCGCCAATGGCGAGGAGATTTCACTCAGATCTTTATCAAAGGATGGTAAATTGACAGAAAACAATATTACAGAAAATGGAGAGATAAGGACAGGTACAAGGAGCACAGCGTATAATGTGGGAGAGGAAGTTAGTCGAATAACACACAGACCAAAATATAAGCTGAAGACTTCCGATTTCAGTACCAAGGAGTCTACGGCACTCATGTATGCCTCAGAGGCTAATCCAGATGATTTCCCGGATGGAGGACTAGCAGCATATTTAGTATTATTTGGGTCGTTTATGGGACTAATTGCTGATTTTGGTATTGCCAATTCACTTGGTGCCATTCAGAGTTATGTCACAAGCCATCAATTGGAACATGTTAGTGAATCTACAGCGTCTTGGGTGTTCAGTATGCATTTGGGGGTCATGTATTTTGGAAACGTAATATTTGGATcgttatttgataaatttggtGCTCGAAAATTGCTAATTGCTGGTACTGTAGTGATGTGTGGAGGATTGTTCTGCACTGCAGAATCAACAACCGTTGGCCAGTTTATATTGTCGTTTGGTATTACCACTGCTATAGGGACATCTTTAGCAATGCCTGCCTTGATAGCGGTTGTAACGCATTGGTTTTTGAGACGGAGAGCAATGGCATGCCTGATAGCTACTATAGGAGGGTTGGTCGGTGCATCGTGCATTGCGGTCATGTTACAAAACTTATACGTCGAAGTTGGATTTAAATGGGCCATTCGGATATTGTCCTTCTTTTGTATGGCATGTATGTGTGtttctattatttttgtGAAGGAACGAAAGACAGAATCAAATTCACCGACTATGTCAACGGCTCAAACAACAAATGAAGATCAAGAAACGCATAAGAACAAGCTTCGTTCAATTGCATATAAGACTTCCCAAATATTTAATGGTAtgtttgatttttcaatgttCAAGGATATCAGATTTATTTTGTTAACCATGGCGGTGTTTTTTTCTGAGATCGTGTCTCTTTCCACTCTTACATACTTGACATCCTATGCTATTGCGTTTGACGTTTCTGACTCATCAGCTTACTTATTGATAACACTTGTCAACGTTTGCGGTATCCCAGCCAGACTTGTTCTGGGAATCATCGCTGATTACTACGGTAGGTTCAATGTAATGGTTGCTAGTTCCATATTAACCACTGCCACCATTTTTGGTCTTTGGCTACCGGCGAAAGGAAGTATGAACTTACTATATGCTTTCAGTATATTATTTGGTGTGGTAACTTCTGCAAACATAAGTCTTATCGGCCCTACCATTGGCCAAATTACCTCGGCGGAAAAATTTGGCCAATGCTATGGGATGTGCTATTTCTGTTTATCATTCCTCACCATCTTAGGGATGCTTTTCTCCTCGCTAGTTATAGGCTCTGGAACCGTAGTTGAGTACAGAAACTTCATTTTATATGAAGGCGGTATTTCCATCGGAGCTGTGGTATTCTGGATTGTTGCCCGTTATTCTGGTGTTGGGTGGAAGTGGTGTAAATTCTGA
- a CDS encoding DEHA2B07370p (weakly similar to uniprot|Q12191 Saccharomyces cerevisiae YDL099w): MSSPSAEKETAVLSGDEQELSKEERLEAARKKFEELKKKKKKSKKKSKKGKEDKDEETAENDETDGKDATNDTQTDGETTKVDADEPEEGDKEQEAKVVSDKTENNKEKADEIEEKGMNTTDNAKDESKVTNDAKDDSEITKDDSKITEELKGEQKVTEEAKDEPKTVDDAKIEVEVDNVKDNNAKVEKVADKKTESSKNEKNADEVKDKVAAEAPTNDKQKENDDDKIKIKKEAEKEKVKDEKIDSAPSVVGDAEVASLKATVEQQKSTIKKLRDENTDLKLSRMDLQDRIVELEGQLKNAPSSTSKVEVPQSSPQKSAIKPAKPVFTQNDYASVSQQNFASFSHTDDFREKLMVWKGWQVDMRLWNATNNTQKIAL, encoded by the coding sequence ATGTCATCTCCTAGTGCTGAGAAAGAGACAGCTGTTTTAAGCGGCGACGAGCAAGAATTATCTAAGGAAGAAAGATTGGAAGCCGCTCGTAAGAAATTCgaggaattgaaaaagaagaagaagaagtccaagaagaaatccAAGAAGGGAAAGGAAGATAAGGACGAAGAGACGGcagaaaatgatgaaaccGATGGAAAAGATGCAACAAATGATACTCAAACTGATGGTGAAACAACGAAGGTAGATGCTGACGAACCAGAAGAAGGAGACAAGGAACAGGAAGCGAAAGTGGTAAGTGATAAAACTGAAAACAACAAAGAGAAAGCTGATgagattgaagaaaaggGCATGAATACTACAGATAATGCAAAGGATGAACTGAAAGTTACAAATGATGCGAAAGATGATCTGGAAATTACGAAGGATGATCTGAAAATTACAGAGGAGTTGAAAGGTGAACAGAAAGTTACAGAGGAGGCGAAGGATGAACCGAAGACTGTAGACGATGCTAAAATTGAGGTGGAAGTGGATAACGTAAAAGATAACAATGCCAAAGTAGAGAAGGTGGCTGATAAGAAAACAGAAAGTAGCAAAAATGAGAAGAATGCAGATGAAGTGAAAGATAAGGTCGCGGCTGAAGCTCCTACTAATGACAAGCAAAAAgagaatgatgatgacaagataaagataaagaaagaggctgaaaaggaaaaagtGAAGGATGAGAAAATAGATTCAGCACCTAGCGTTGTTGGAGACGCCGAAGTTGCCTCTTTGAAAGCTACTGTCGAACAACAAAAATCGAccattaaaaaattgagaGACGAAAATACCGATTTAAAATTGTCTCGTATGGACTTACAAGATagaattgttgaattagaGGGccaattgaaaaatgctCCCCTGTCGACGTCGAAGGTCGAAGTCCCACAAAGTTCTCCACAGAAACTGGCAATCAAACCAGCAAAGCCAGTTTTCACCCAAAACGATTATGCTTCAGTATCTCAGCAAAACTTTGCTAGTTTCTCGCACACGGATGATTTCAGAGAGAAATTAATGGTGTGGAAAGGCTGGCAAGTGGACATGAGACTTTGGAATGCAACGAATAACACTCAAAAGATAGCTCTTTAA